From a region of the Arachis ipaensis cultivar K30076 chromosome B09, Araip1.1, whole genome shotgun sequence genome:
- the LOC107615543 gene encoding uncharacterized protein LOC107615543, which produces MNKECSALINKDILMKKRDPGSFHILCAIGETKIDRGFYDLGASINVMPLSLIKKLQINELRSTDVIIQLADKTQKKAEEVVENVLVKVENYFLPTNFVVMDMEESYLHPIILGRPFLATTRALIDMEQGELILRIHDEYFTFHVFKPTSESEPEAKESRNDHSNMCTKGSNSKSAAERLK; this is translated from the coding sequence atgaacaaggaatgtagtgccctcatCAATAAAGACATACTCATGAAGAAAagagatccagggagctttcatattCTGTGTGCCATAGGAGAGACAAAAATTGACAGAGGGTTCTATGacttaggagctagcataaatgtgatgcctctatcACTTATAAAGAAGTTACAAATCAATGAGCTGAGATCCACGGATGTAATCATCCAATTGGCAGATAAAACTCAGAAGAAGGCTGAAGAAGTAGTTGAAAATGTATTGGTGAAAGTAGAAAACTACTTCCTCCCCACTAACTTTGTTGTTATGGACATGGAGGAAAGTTACCTTCATCCCATTATTCtggggagaccatttctagctactacCAGAGCCCTGATAGATATGGAACAAGGAGAGTTAAtcctgagaatacatgatgaataCTTTACCTTCCATGTGTTCAAACCTACATCTGAGTCTGAGCCAGAAGCAAAAGAGTCAAGGAATGATCACAGCAACATGTGTACAAAGGGAAGCAACAGTAAATCAGCAGCTGAACGACTGAAATAG